One genomic segment of Caldimonas brevitalea includes these proteins:
- a CDS encoding ABC transporter permease, protein MLNYLIRRIGYGFLILLGVNLLTFVLFFTVNTPDDMARLNIGGKRVTAEQITKWKAQRGYDKPLYWNAESEGLDKLTDTVFWDRSVSLFALDFGRADAESAGNIGHQVATRMGVSLQLAVPLFLLQVVVSTAFALLLVFFRHSRIDFWGVVLCVLMLSISSLFYIIFGQFLFSKVMRLVPISGYDGGLDAVKFLILPVLLSLLSRLGGEARLYRAMFLEEVGKDYVRTARAKGLAEHVVLMRHVLRNALIPIITSAGSYLPYVFLGSLVFESFFGIPGLGTYVIEAIGSQDFAIVRTMVFLGSLLYIATYVLIDVAYTWVDPRVRLG, encoded by the coding sequence ATGCTCAACTACCTCATCCGCCGCATCGGCTACGGCTTTTTGATCCTGCTGGGCGTCAACCTGCTGACCTTCGTCCTGTTCTTCACGGTCAACACGCCCGACGACATGGCGCGCTTGAACATCGGCGGCAAGCGTGTCACCGCCGAGCAGATCACCAAGTGGAAGGCACAGCGCGGCTATGACAAGCCGCTGTACTGGAATGCCGAGAGCGAAGGGCTGGACAAGCTGACCGACACCGTGTTCTGGGACCGTTCGGTGTCGTTGTTCGCGCTCGACTTCGGCCGCGCCGACGCCGAAAGCGCCGGCAACATCGGCCACCAGGTGGCCACCCGCATGGGCGTCAGCCTGCAGCTCGCGGTGCCGCTGTTCTTGCTGCAAGTGGTGGTCAGCACGGCGTTTGCGCTCTTGCTCGTGTTCTTCCGGCACAGCCGCATCGACTTCTGGGGTGTGGTGCTGTGCGTGCTGATGCTGTCGATTTCCAGCCTGTTCTACATCATCTTCGGGCAGTTTTTGTTCTCGAAGGTGATGCGGCTGGTGCCCATATCCGGCTACGACGGCGGGCTGGACGCGGTGAAGTTCTTGATCCTGCCGGTGCTGCTGTCGCTGCTGTCGCGCCTGGGCGGCGAGGCCCGTTTGTACCGGGCCATGTTCCTCGAAGAGGTCGGCAAGGACTATGTACGCACCGCGCGCGCCAAAGGCCTCGCCGAGCATGTCGTGTTGATGCGGCACGTGCTGCGCAACGCCTTGATTCCCATCATCACGAGCGCCGGCTCCTACCTGCCTTACGTCTTCCTCGGCAGCCTGGTGTTCGAGAGCTTCTTCGGCATCCCGGGGCTGGGCACTTACGTCATCGAGGCCATCGGCTCGCAGGACTTCGCGATCGTGCGCACGATGGTGTTCCTCGGCTCCTTGCTCTACATCGCGACCTACGTGCTGATCGACGTGGCCTACACCTGGGTCGATCCCCGCGTGCGGCTGGGCTGA
- a CDS encoding ABC transporter permease, with amino-acid sequence MGFKFVWLWTDVVLWALVACLAFYVARVRRSPPQRAKWASVFRDAAAACSAVVLLVFLVVALADSLHFRRALPSSGSQQAEQAYDPRVESVLDLALARQIAMREPSYSEPLAYRGFVKETVEVDGRPTRAFPRLPHGGAHLKDPAAEWGGDVVSRGLTGALLGLVSTAVLVGLIAVGVARRDASSVRVVLARLARDQTDLPWRAATVTVALIALVAGAVIGWMDHYHVLGTDRTGNDVLYQALKSVRTAFVIGSLATIATLPFAIALGIAAGYFKGWVDEVIQYLYTTLSSVPNVLLIAACVLMVQVFIDKNPELFQTGAERSDVRILLLCLILGVTGWASLCRLLRAETLKLRELDFVQAATAFGVGPLRIMGRHILPNVMHLVLITTVLEFSSLILYEAVLSYVGVGVDPSMNSFGGMINLARSELSREPTVWWSVSAAFAFMVTLVLAANLFADGVREAFDPRGRSFRARLATRTRPAA; translated from the coding sequence ATGGGTTTCAAGTTCGTCTGGTTGTGGACCGACGTGGTGCTGTGGGCGCTCGTCGCATGTCTCGCTTTCTATGTCGCGCGGGTGCGGCGCAGCCCGCCGCAGCGCGCCAAGTGGGCCTCGGTGTTTCGCGATGCCGCCGCGGCGTGCTCGGCCGTGGTGCTGCTGGTGTTCCTGGTCGTCGCACTGGCCGACAGCCTGCATTTCCGCCGCGCCTTGCCCAGCAGCGGCAGCCAGCAGGCCGAACAGGCCTACGACCCGCGCGTCGAGTCGGTGCTCGACCTGGCGTTGGCGCGCCAGATCGCGATGCGCGAGCCGTCCTACTCCGAGCCCTTGGCGTACCGCGGTTTTGTCAAGGAAACGGTGGAGGTCGATGGCCGGCCCACGCGCGCGTTTCCGCGCCTGCCGCACGGCGGCGCGCACTTGAAGGACCCGGCGGCCGAGTGGGGCGGCGATGTCGTCTCGCGCGGGCTCACCGGCGCGCTGCTGGGACTGGTGTCGACCGCGGTGCTGGTCGGCCTGATCGCCGTCGGCGTGGCGCGGCGCGACGCGAGTAGCGTTCGTGTGGTGCTGGCCCGGCTCGCTCGCGACCAGACCGACCTGCCATGGCGCGCCGCGACCGTGACCGTCGCGCTGATCGCCCTCGTGGCGGGCGCGGTGATCGGCTGGATGGATCACTACCACGTGCTGGGCACCGACCGCACCGGCAACGATGTGCTGTACCAGGCCCTGAAGAGTGTGCGCACGGCCTTCGTGATCGGCTCGCTCGCCACCATCGCGACCTTGCCGTTCGCGATCGCGCTGGGCATTGCTGCGGGGTATTTCAAGGGCTGGGTCGACGAAGTGATCCAGTACCTCTACACCACGCTCTCGTCGGTGCCGAATGTGCTGTTGATCGCCGCCTGTGTGCTGATGGTGCAGGTCTTCATCGACAAGAACCCCGAGTTGTTCCAGACCGGCGCCGAGCGCTCCGACGTACGCATCCTGCTGCTGTGTTTGATCCTGGGCGTCACCGGCTGGGCGTCGCTGTGCCGGCTGCTGCGGGCCGAGACGCTCAAGCTGCGCGAGCTGGACTTCGTCCAGGCGGCCACCGCCTTCGGTGTCGGGCCGCTGCGCATCATGGGCCGCCACATCCTGCCCAACGTGATGCATCTGGTGCTGATCACCACCGTGCTCGAGTTTTCGTCGCTGATCCTCTACGAGGCCGTGCTCTCGTACGTGGGCGTCGGTGTCGACCCGTCGATGAACAGCTTCGGCGGCATGATCAACCTGGCGCGCAGCGAGCTGTCGCGCGAGCCCACGGTGTGGTGGTCGGTGAGCGCCGCGTTCGCCTTCATGGTCACGCTGGTGTTGGCGGCCAACCTGTTCGCCGACGGCGTGCGCGAGGCCTTCGACCCGCGCGGGCGCTCGTTCCGCGCCCGCCTGGCCACCCGCACGCGTCCCGCCGCCTGA
- a CDS encoding ABC transporter ATP-binding protein, which yields MLKIKDLTVELEADAGLVRAVDGLQLSFERGETFALVGESGCGKSMTALALMRLLPDNGRVAAGRLELGGDELFGWPEARMRSVRGGRIAMIFQEPSTSLNPVMRVGDQIIEAIETHTPLRGAAARAKAIEWLRRVGLPEPERRIDEYPFRLSGGQKQRVMIAIALAGEPEFIVADEPTTALDVTIQAQILDLLRELQRERGLGLLLITHDLGIVAGMAHRVALMYAGQIVEVAPADEFFAAPKHPYARLLLSALPDASKRGEPLAAIRGSVPPLWMEFSGCRFEPRCDRAMPHCRTVLPPMERVAPAHMVRCVLYEPNAPQSAPHEPRAAAAESPAGGGRVEVVTTTGQGGSPSAPLLKVEQLTVRFPLRRGLLQRVHSHFEAVKQVSLEIAEGETLALVGESGSGKTTTGKAIVQLLRGQALIEGRAEWRGRDLFSLQGDDLRAARRDVQIIFQDPYASLNPRMRVAEILEEGLLSLRPEWDANARRAQIERLVEQVGLRPDALQRWPHEFSGGQRQRLAIARALAVEPRLIVCDEPTSALDVSVQAQILNLLRELQASMGLSFLFITHNIGAVEYVAHRVAVMQAGRIVETGPAAQVLETPRDPYTRTLLAAVPRVHRREMGASVT from the coding sequence ATGCTGAAAATCAAGGACTTGACGGTCGAACTCGAGGCCGACGCCGGCCTGGTGCGCGCGGTGGATGGCCTGCAGCTGTCGTTCGAGCGCGGCGAAACCTTTGCGCTGGTCGGCGAGTCGGGCTGCGGCAAGAGCATGACGGCGCTGGCGCTGATGCGCTTGCTGCCCGACAACGGCCGTGTCGCCGCCGGCCGGCTGGAGCTGGGCGGCGACGAGTTGTTCGGCTGGCCCGAGGCCCGTATGCGCAGCGTGCGCGGCGGTCGCATCGCGATGATCTTCCAGGAGCCGTCGACGAGCTTGAACCCGGTAATGCGGGTGGGCGACCAGATCATCGAGGCGATCGAGACGCACACGCCTTTGCGCGGTGCGGCGGCGCGCGCCAAGGCGATCGAGTGGTTGCGGCGGGTCGGCCTGCCAGAGCCCGAGCGCCGCATCGACGAATATCCGTTCCGCCTCAGCGGCGGCCAGAAGCAGCGCGTGATGATCGCGATCGCGCTGGCCGGCGAGCCCGAGTTCATCGTCGCCGACGAGCCCACGACCGCACTCGACGTGACGATCCAGGCGCAGATCCTCGACCTGCTGAGGGAACTGCAGCGCGAGCGCGGCCTCGGGCTGCTGTTGATCACGCACGACCTCGGCATCGTGGCCGGGATGGCCCATCGGGTCGCCCTCATGTATGCCGGGCAGATCGTCGAAGTGGCGCCGGCCGACGAGTTCTTTGCGGCGCCCAAGCACCCCTATGCGCGGCTGCTGCTGAGCGCCTTGCCGGATGCGAGCAAGCGCGGCGAGCCGCTGGCGGCGATCCGCGGCAGCGTGCCGCCGCTGTGGATGGAGTTTTCCGGCTGCCGCTTCGAGCCCCGCTGCGATCGGGCGATGCCGCACTGTCGCACCGTGCTTCCGCCGATGGAGCGGGTGGCGCCGGCCCATATGGTGCGCTGCGTGCTGTACGAGCCCAACGCTCCGCAGTCCGCACCCCATGAGCCGCGCGCGGCGGCCGCCGAGTCGCCAGCCGGGGGCGGTCGGGTCGAGGTGGTGACGACCACAGGGCAGGGCGGCAGTCCGTCGGCTCCCTTGCTGAAGGTCGAGCAGCTCACCGTGCGCTTTCCGCTGCGCCGCGGCCTGCTGCAACGGGTGCACAGCCATTTCGAGGCCGTGAAACAGGTGTCGCTCGAGATCGCCGAGGGCGAGACCCTGGCCTTGGTCGGCGAATCGGGCAGCGGCAAGACGACCACCGGCAAGGCCATCGTCCAGCTGCTGCGCGGCCAGGCCTTGATCGAAGGGCGCGCCGAGTGGCGCGGGCGCGATCTGTTCAGCTTGCAGGGCGACGATTTGCGTGCCGCACGCCGCGACGTGCAGATCATCTTCCAGGACCCGTATGCGTCGTTGAACCCGCGCATGCGGGTGGCCGAGATCCTCGAAGAGGGGCTGCTGTCGCTGCGGCCGGAGTGGGATGCGAACGCCCGGCGTGCGCAGATCGAGCGGCTGGTCGAGCAGGTGGGCTTGCGGCCCGATGCCTTGCAGCGGTGGCCGCACGAGTTCTCGGGTGGTCAGCGGCAACGGCTGGCGATCGCAAGGGCGCTGGCGGTCGAGCCGCGCCTTATCGTTTGCGACGAGCCGACCTCGGCGCTCGACGTGTCGGTACAGGCGCAGATCCTCAACCTGCTGCGCGAGCTGCAGGCGAGCATGGGTCTGTCGTTTCTGTTCATCACCCACAACATCGGGGCGGTCGAATATGTCGCGCACCGGGTGGCCGTGATGCAAGCCGGCCGGATTGTCGAGACGGGGCCGGCGGCGCAAGTGTTGGAGACGCCGCGCGATCCCTACACCCGCACCTTGCTTGCCGCGGTGCCTCGGGTGCATCGAAGGGAGATGGGCGCCTCGGTGACCTGA
- a CDS encoding transposase: MVVEECLRPGVSIAAVALAHGLNANMLRKWVTDAQHAEPRMAKVEPPQLDRPQVSPAFVPLALTAPVAEGEIRIELQRTGTTVNIVWPAAAARECAAWLRDWLR; this comes from the coding sequence ATGGTCGTCGAGGAGTGCCTGCGACCCGGCGTCTCCATCGCTGCAGTGGCCCTGGCGCATGGGCTGAACGCGAATATGCTGCGCAAGTGGGTTACTGATGCGCAGCATGCAGAACCTCGGATGGCGAAGGTGGAGCCGCCGCAGCTTGACCGCCCGCAAGTCAGCCCGGCCTTCGTTCCCTTGGCGCTGACGGCACCGGTGGCCGAGGGCGAGATCCGCATCGAACTGCAGCGGACGGGTACGACGGTGAACATCGTCTGGCCGGCCGCAGCAGCGCGAGAGTGCGCGGCCTGGCTGCGGGACTGGTTGCGGTGA
- the tnpB gene encoding IS66 family insertion sequence element accessory protein TnpB, with product MIRVDAVWMATTPLDMRAGTDTALARVVKVFGSARPHHAYLFANRKRLGTPS from the coding sequence GTGATCCGCGTCGACGCGGTGTGGATGGCCACGACGCCGTTGGACATGCGAGCCGGGACCGACACGGCGCTGGCCCGCGTGGTCAAGGTCTTCGGCAGCGCCCGGCCTCATCACGCGTACCTCTTCGCCAATCGTAAGCGTCTGGGCACACCGTCTTGA
- a CDS encoding NAD(P)-binding domain-containing protein produces the protein MQRGQRSEREATMDIGIIGSGNIGSTLARNLRALGHRVSIANSRGPASLASLAAETGARAATVEQAAGAKDLAIITIPQSAVLNLPREVIRSTPAIVVDTGNYYPSRDGRIAEIDEGLTDSEWVARVLGRPVVKAFNNIVAGSLATRGVPVGDPRRVCLSVAGDVPQAKETVQDLIRALGFDVIDAGTLADSWRQQPGAPAYCRDLDMEGLKAALAQADALQIAAYRLKADQEAAPYFVR, from the coding sequence ATGCAGCGTGGTCAACGCAGCGAAAGGGAAGCCACAATGGATATTGGCATCATTGGTTCGGGGAACATCGGCAGCACGCTCGCTCGAAACTTGAGAGCCCTCGGGCATCGGGTATCGATCGCTAACTCGCGAGGCCCTGCTTCCCTCGCATCGCTCGCTGCAGAAACGGGCGCGAGGGCAGCAACTGTGGAGCAGGCTGCTGGGGCAAAAGATCTCGCCATCATCACCATTCCTCAAAGCGCGGTGCTAAACCTGCCTCGGGAGGTCATCCGTTCGACGCCAGCAATCGTCGTCGACACGGGGAACTACTATCCCTCTCGGGACGGACGGATCGCTGAAATCGACGAGGGCTTAACCGATAGCGAATGGGTGGCACGCGTTCTGGGCAGGCCGGTGGTTAAAGCATTCAACAACATCGTTGCCGGAAGTCTGGCTACGCGCGGAGTCCCAGTTGGTGACCCGCGTCGCGTTTGCCTCTCCGTCGCCGGAGATGTGCCTCAAGCCAAAGAGACCGTCCAGGACCTGATTCGGGCGCTCGGGTTCGACGTTATCGACGCCGGTACGTTGGCCGACTCGTGGCGGCAGCAACCAGGCGCACCTGCGTACTGTCGGGATCTCGATATGGAAGGACTGAAGGCCGCGCTGGCACAAGCCGATGCACTTCAAATCGCGGCCTACCGCCTAAAGGCAGACCAAGAGGCGGCTCCGTACTTCGTCCGTTGA
- a CDS encoding TetR/AcrR family transcriptional regulator, translated as MAKRAQPSLNPRKKPLQARAAATLDAIFEATIQLLVASGIHRLTTTRVAERAGVSVGTMYQYFPHKESLVYALNERYLEALADRIETACASQLGAPIGDMVEALVETYWRAKTEKADVTRALYRSVAELDNQPLIDAFARRVDAATMAMLESATDVTFKDLKGVNLTLLTVIFGTVRNAFERNLPSSAAQELQRQLVLMCRAYLTGSACESRAPVDWQL; from the coding sequence TTGGCCAAGCGTGCCCAACCCTCTCTCAACCCGCGAAAGAAGCCACTTCAGGCCCGGGCCGCAGCGACGCTGGACGCGATTTTCGAAGCCACCATTCAGCTTTTGGTTGCAAGTGGAATTCATCGACTCACCACCACGCGTGTGGCCGAGCGCGCAGGCGTCTCAGTCGGGACGATGTACCAATATTTTCCGCACAAGGAGTCTTTGGTCTACGCGCTTAACGAGCGTTACCTCGAGGCTTTGGCCGACAGGATAGAAACCGCCTGCGCAAGCCAGCTGGGAGCACCCATCGGTGACATGGTCGAAGCGCTCGTAGAGACGTATTGGCGCGCCAAAACCGAAAAAGCGGATGTGACCCGGGCGTTGTACCGTTCCGTTGCAGAACTCGACAACCAACCGTTGATAGACGCGTTCGCACGCCGGGTCGATGCTGCAACGATGGCAATGCTCGAAAGCGCGACAGATGTGACGTTCAAGGACCTGAAGGGAGTGAATCTCACCTTGCTGACCGTCATCTTCGGCACGGTGCGCAACGCATTCGAGCGAAACTTGCCATCGTCGGCAGCTCAGGAGCTGCAACGGCAACTGGTGCTGATGTGCCGCGCCTACCTTACTGGCAGCGCGTGTGAATCCCGAGCACCCGTAGATTGGCAGTTGTAG
- a CDS encoding SDR family oxidoreductase, with protein sequence MTDQRIALVTGANKGIGFEIARQLAQAGVRVILGARDAERARAAVEALNAHGLAVSAIALDLNDQASISAAASHIQSEHGKLDILVNNAGVFESVDGPPSKASLDAVRRVLDTNFIGTLAVTQSMLPLLRMAPSARIVNVSSSLGSLTLNGDPTSSYYSAQFIGYNASKAALNMLTVQLNEELKDTGIVVNSVSPGFVKTDLTGYGTMTPDEGAKLPVQYALEGKESGLFVEPGHLTPW encoded by the coding sequence ATGACTGACCAACGTATCGCCCTGGTCACCGGCGCCAACAAAGGCATTGGATTTGAAATCGCACGACAGCTCGCCCAAGCAGGCGTGCGAGTCATCCTCGGTGCAAGGGATGCCGAACGCGCCCGGGCCGCAGTGGAGGCCCTGAACGCGCATGGGCTGGCTGTCAGCGCCATCGCCCTCGACCTCAACGACCAGGCCAGCATTTCCGCTGCGGCATCCCACATCCAGTCCGAGCACGGCAAGCTGGACATCCTCGTCAACAACGCCGGCGTTTTCGAGTCTGTCGATGGGCCTCCGAGCAAGGCTTCTCTCGACGCTGTGCGCCGAGTGCTGGACACCAATTTCATCGGCACCCTGGCCGTAACGCAGTCGATGCTGCCTCTGCTGCGGATGGCGCCTTCGGCCCGCATCGTGAACGTGTCCAGTTCGCTGGGTTCGCTGACGCTCAATGGAGACCCCACCTCCAGCTACTATTCGGCTCAGTTCATCGGCTACAACGCGTCCAAGGCAGCCTTGAACATGCTCACGGTGCAGCTCAATGAGGAGTTGAAAGACACTGGCATCGTCGTCAATTCAGTCAGTCCAGGCTTTGTGAAAACGGACTTGACGGGCTACGGCACGATGACGCCGGATGAAGGCGCAAAGCTACCGGTCCAGTACGCGTTGGAAGGCAAGGAATCCGGCCTCTTCGTTGAGCCTGGCCACCTGACTCCCTGGTAA